A window of the Vibrio fluvialis genome harbors these coding sequences:
- a CDS encoding CPBP family intramembrane glutamic endopeptidase has product MITNSSLWIWIPLMLAVLPALFKQRNATLTLLAVALGGAWMVDKLTTLALAISVAGLGLGYAIPKLSGYVKNLAWTLLLLWCVALMVHALPGFGNTKVLNTVLTGPMSTPFSLYLNIDKPLVFFALWLAFPSLLGTQAPPHWRNTLFVLPPLLGLLLVAWFLGALKPEFSLPDWLWLFALNNLLLTCMVEEALFRGLIQQTLTHVGGAIFGIVAASVLFGLAHLSGGILLVVFAALAGLGYGLAFHFSGRLWVAVAFHFLFNLTHLVFFTYPVLAR; this is encoded by the coding sequence ATGATTACTAATAGCTCGCTATGGATTTGGATCCCTTTGATGCTCGCTGTTCTTCCTGCGCTTTTCAAACAACGCAATGCAACGTTAACCTTATTGGCTGTGGCGCTTGGCGGAGCCTGGATGGTCGATAAACTGACGACGCTCGCGTTGGCCATCAGTGTTGCCGGACTCGGATTGGGTTACGCTATCCCTAAGTTATCAGGTTATGTGAAAAACCTGGCTTGGACACTGTTGCTGCTATGGTGCGTGGCGTTGATGGTTCACGCCCTGCCCGGCTTTGGTAATACCAAAGTACTCAATACTGTACTGACCGGGCCGATGAGCACGCCATTTTCGCTCTATCTCAATATTGACAAACCCTTGGTATTTTTTGCCCTGTGGCTGGCTTTTCCGTCTTTGCTGGGTACGCAGGCGCCGCCTCATTGGCGTAATACGCTGTTTGTTCTGCCACCGCTGCTCGGGTTGTTGTTGGTCGCTTGGTTTTTAGGCGCTCTGAAACCCGAGTTTTCGCTACCGGACTGGTTGTGGCTGTTTGCGCTCAACAACCTGCTGCTCACTTGCATGGTGGAAGAAGCCCTGTTTCGAGGCTTAATTCAACAAACGCTGACGCATGTCGGCGGCGCAATCTTTGGTATCGTCGCCGCTAGCGTGCTATTTGGCTTAGCTCATTTATCCGGCGGCATTTTGTTGGTGGTATTTGCTGCGCTGGCAGGCCTGGGTTATGGTTTGGCGTTTCATTTCAGTGGCCGGTTATGGGTAGCGGTGGCTTTCCACTTTCTGTTTAATCTCACTCATCTTGTTTTCTTTACTTATCCGGTTTTGGCGCGCTAA
- a CDS encoding DedA family protein, translated as MSLEQLIADYGYLAIAVGTFFEGETILVLGGFAAHRSYLELPWVIACAFAGTLFGDQLYYYIGRIKGKQALAKRPHWEEKSRRVFELLDKHQILLILGFRFLYGLRTVTPFLIGASKVPPLRFLIFNVIGAAFWAITVGVLGYLFGNTLEIIIGDIKHYEIQAFALIAFGGVVAWLLRHRRKRSRDSE; from the coding sequence ATGTCTTTAGAACAATTGATTGCGGATTACGGCTATTTGGCCATTGCTGTCGGTACCTTTTTTGAAGGGGAAACCATTCTGGTTTTGGGCGGCTTTGCGGCGCATCGCAGTTATCTCGAATTGCCGTGGGTTATTGCATGCGCGTTTGCTGGCACCTTATTTGGCGACCAACTCTATTACTATATTGGTCGTATCAAGGGCAAACAGGCGTTAGCCAAGCGGCCGCATTGGGAGGAAAAATCCCGGCGCGTGTTCGAATTGCTGGATAAGCACCAGATCTTATTGATCCTCGGGTTTCGCTTTCTCTACGGTCTGCGCACCGTCACGCCATTTTTAATTGGGGCGAGTAAAGTACCACCGCTGCGTTTTCTGATTTTTAATGTCATCGGCGCCGCGTTTTGGGCGATAACCGTTGGGGTGCTCGGTTATTTGTTTGGCAATACGTTGGAAATCATCATCGGCGATATCAAACATTATGAGATACAGGCGTTTGCCTTGATCGCATTCGGTGGGGTGGTGGCTTGGTTGTTGCGCCATCGCAGAAAACGATCGCGCGATTCAGAGTAA
- a CDS encoding extracellular solute-binding protein translates to MNKLWLAGLLSATFSGSSLAATEITWWHAMGGQLGETVNKIASDFNASQNDYKITPVYKGEYTETLTAGIAAFRAGQSPNILQVFDAGAATIMNAPGVAKPVQDIMIDAGYSFNSKDYLAGVRNFYADNNGKMVGMPFNSSTPVLYYNKDILNKVDGEAPKTYEQLEALAAKLKSKGYVAFSQSHTPWIMFENFKSRHDLPLSDHENGYESLSSKLMFNTKDMVMHFKKLKEWSDKGYFKYYGSNWDANQTPFERQEVAMWMGSSGSFGGLRNRVKFNLGTTYLPYWQSLNAKGTHTFIGGAALFALNGHPKAEDKAVAAFFAYLTRPEVQMYWHETTGYVPVTNAAYDMTKASGYYTKQPDAEVGVKQLSLASGEWTKGYRLGYYPQIREVMHREFDNIFAGRSSVEESLNKVEDESEKLLNRFARTVQ, encoded by the coding sequence ATGAACAAGCTATGGTTAGCGGGTCTGCTGTCAGCAACCTTTTCAGGATCAAGTTTAGCGGCAACAGAAATTACCTGGTGGCACGCCATGGGTGGTCAGCTAGGCGAAACCGTGAACAAGATTGCGTCAGATTTCAACGCGTCACAGAACGACTACAAAATCACTCCCGTTTATAAAGGTGAGTACACCGAAACATTGACGGCCGGTATCGCGGCATTTCGTGCGGGTCAGTCGCCAAACATTCTTCAGGTGTTTGATGCCGGTGCAGCAACCATCATGAACGCACCGGGTGTAGCAAAACCCGTACAAGACATCATGATCGATGCGGGCTATTCGTTTAACTCCAAAGATTACCTGGCAGGTGTGCGTAACTTTTATGCCGACAACAACGGCAAAATGGTGGGCATGCCATTCAACTCTTCAACGCCCGTGTTGTACTACAACAAAGACATTCTGAACAAAGTGGATGGCGAAGCGCCAAAAACGTATGAGCAGCTTGAAGCACTGGCGGCAAAGCTGAAATCCAAAGGTTACGTGGCATTTTCTCAGTCACACACACCTTGGATCATGTTTGAGAACTTCAAATCTCGCCATGACTTGCCCCTCTCTGACCATGAGAACGGCTACGAGTCACTCTCTTCTAAGTTGATGTTCAACACCAAAGACATGGTGATGCATTTCAAGAAACTCAAAGAGTGGTCGGACAAAGGTTACTTCAAGTACTACGGCAGTAACTGGGATGCAAACCAGACGCCATTTGAACGTCAGGAAGTGGCGATGTGGATGGGCTCTTCGGGTTCATTCGGCGGCCTGCGTAACCGCGTGAAGTTTAACTTGGGCACGACGTACCTGCCTTACTGGCAATCTCTGAACGCCAAAGGCACACACACGTTCATCGGCGGTGCGGCGCTGTTTGCACTTAATGGTCATCCTAAAGCGGAAGACAAAGCGGTCGCGGCCTTCTTTGCTTACCTGACTCGCCCGGAAGTACAAATGTACTGGCACGAAACCACAGGTTACGTTCCCGTCACTAACGCAGCCTATGACATGACCAAAGCGTCAGGTTACTACACCAAGCAACCGGATGCGGAAGTGGGCGTGAAACAGCTGAGCCTGGCATCGGGTGAATGGACCAAAGGTTACCGCCTGGGTTACTACCCGCAGATTCGTGAAGTGATGCACCGTGAATTCGACAACATTTTCGCAGGCCGCTCTTCGGTTGAAGAGAGCCTGAACAAAGTCGAAGACGAAAGTGAAAAACTGCTGAATCGCTTTGCACGCACCGTGCAATAA
- a CDS encoding glycerophosphoryl diester phosphodiesterase: protein MSPIIVGHRGVAGTFPENTRVSVQAAIDMGLKWVEIDVQPTKDNVLIVCHDHTINRCSNGKGRVDAYTLEELREFDFGGWFNAKFSSEPIMTLQELLELAAASDLGLNIEVKVDKHDVAQVASQLKAQLDQSPLAQEKILLSSFSHDIIRELHQHCPGYKLGVLSERLSAKDKAVLKEVNAFSANLNYRWLTEKHVQTLRQDGYQIWCYTVNDGDKFPLLNQVDAIFSDWPSRFI from the coding sequence ATGTCTCCGATTATTGTGGGTCACCGAGGCGTGGCCGGAACTTTCCCGGAAAATACCCGAGTCAGCGTACAGGCTGCGATCGATATGGGTCTCAAGTGGGTCGAAATCGATGTTCAGCCAACCAAAGATAATGTGCTGATCGTTTGTCACGATCACACCATCAACCGTTGCAGTAATGGCAAAGGTCGCGTCGATGCCTACACGTTGGAAGAACTGCGCGAATTTGACTTCGGCGGCTGGTTTAACGCCAAGTTCAGCAGCGAACCCATCATGACGCTGCAAGAACTGCTCGAACTGGCGGCAGCAAGCGATCTGGGTTTGAACATTGAAGTGAAAGTTGACAAGCACGATGTGGCGCAAGTGGCGTCGCAACTTAAAGCGCAACTGGATCAAAGCCCGTTGGCGCAAGAGAAGATTCTGCTGTCGAGTTTCAGTCATGACATCATTCGCGAACTGCACCAGCACTGCCCGGGTTATAAACTCGGCGTGCTCAGCGAGCGATTGTCTGCCAAAGACAAAGCGGTGCTGAAAGAAGTGAATGCATTCAGTGCCAACTTAAATTACCGCTGGTTGACGGAAAAACACGTGCAAACCTTGCGTCAAGACGGCTATCAAATCTGGTGTTACACAGTCAATGATGGCGACAAGTTTCCCTTGCTCAACCAAGTGGATGCCATTTTCTCCGACTGGCCAAGCCGCTTTATCTAA
- the ugpE gene encoding sn-glycerol-3-phosphate ABC transporter permease UgpE, whose protein sequence is MKSNKLSDHVILIAGALFMLAPIWLIFASSTHNPNTIISEGLQWSIGDNLSAVYDEAWNKSLGFAGNVTASTMIFNSMVMGLGFAIGKIIISMMAAFALVYFRLPYASAWFWLIFVTLLLPLEVRIIPSYEVVSGLGMLNSYTGLILPLIASATATFFFRQFFKTIPDELLEAAQLDNAGPIRFFIDILFPLSKTMMAAIFIIMFVVGWNQYLWPIMMTTDEHYNTIVMGIKQILNNINETNLPRYDYAFAMVILAMLPPVLVVVVFQRWFVKGLVESEK, encoded by the coding sequence ATGAAAAGCAATAAACTGTCGGATCACGTGATCCTGATTGCCGGCGCACTGTTTATGCTGGCGCCGATTTGGCTGATTTTCGCCAGTTCGACCCACAATCCGAACACCATCATCAGTGAAGGTCTGCAATGGAGCATCGGTGACAACCTGTCTGCCGTGTACGACGAAGCGTGGAATAAGAGCCTCGGCTTTGCCGGTAACGTCACCGCCAGCACCATGATTTTTAACTCGATGGTGATGGGGCTTGGCTTTGCGATTGGCAAAATCATCATCTCCATGATGGCGGCGTTCGCGCTGGTTTACTTCCGTTTGCCGTATGCCAGCGCGTGGTTCTGGCTGATTTTCGTCACGCTGCTGCTGCCGCTGGAAGTACGCATCATCCCCTCTTATGAAGTGGTGTCCGGCCTTGGCATGCTCAACAGTTACACCGGATTAATTCTGCCGCTGATTGCGTCGGCAACCGCGACCTTCTTCTTTCGCCAGTTTTTTAAAACCATTCCTGACGAATTGCTGGAGGCAGCGCAACTCGATAACGCCGGACCGATTCGATTCTTCATCGATATTCTGTTTCCGCTCTCTAAAACCATGATGGCCGCGATTTTTATCATCATGTTTGTCGTCGGCTGGAACCAATATTTATGGCCCATCATGATGACCACCGATGAACACTACAACACCATCGTGATGGGCATTAAACAGATTCTGAACAATATTAATGAGACCAACCTTCCCCGCTATGACTACGCCTTCGCCATGGTCATTCTTGCGATGCTGCCGCCGGTATTGGTGGTGGTGGTGTTCCAGCGTTGGTTTGTGAAAGGACTTGTCGAAAGTGAAAAATAA
- a CDS encoding YhcH/YjgK/YiaL family protein: MFIGKTSQLEFAQCLSPKLLPLIRQALAQLNEAEKHGAPMATGRHDLDGDNAFFFIMNDHTQLLAERKSECHRRYLDVQILLEGRETFGYSLTPFNGLDEDMLDERDLAFSEQLNDELFVSIQAGEFIVFYPGQPHRPLIATEDEPMPVRKMVIKVDKALFA, translated from the coding sequence GTGTTTATTGGTAAGACTTCACAACTTGAATTTGCGCAATGTTTATCTCCTAAACTGCTTCCTCTGATTCGCCAAGCGTTGGCTCAGCTCAACGAAGCGGAAAAGCACGGAGCGCCAATGGCGACAGGCCGACACGATCTCGACGGTGACAATGCGTTCTTCTTCATCATGAACGATCACACACAATTGCTGGCTGAGCGTAAATCCGAGTGTCACCGCCGCTATCTGGATGTGCAGATCCTGCTAGAGGGGCGCGAGACATTCGGCTACAGTCTGACGCCATTCAACGGGCTGGACGAAGACATGTTAGATGAGCGTGATTTGGCGTTCAGTGAACAGCTAAACGACGAGTTGTTCGTCTCAATTCAAGCCGGCGAATTCATCGTGTTTTACCCAGGGCAACCACACCGCCCGCTGATTGCGACCGAAGATGAGCCGATGCCCGTGCGCAAAATGGTGATTAAGGTCGACAAAGCACTGTTTGCGTAA
- a CDS encoding DeoR/GlpR family DNA-binding transcription regulator: MSLSTRQKQILEYLQQAHGVLSSALLSERFDVSVQTIRKDMNDLSDKGMVRRVHGGISLPSANDNLSFTNRELINLSAKQKIAQRVVEQLPEGSSVFLGIGTTPKHVAQALLDHPGLTVVTNNINAALTLSRNPNIAIHLAGGAVRPSDEDTVGESTTNFYRQFNIKIGIFGVGGLNDKGQLLDFTPEEANLTRAIIEQSEQCWLVADKTKLGRYAPVVSGKLSEMQRLFVDFATPEMTQLCQNHQVDMVVA; this comes from the coding sequence GTGAGTTTATCTACCCGACAAAAACAGATTCTGGAGTATTTGCAACAGGCGCACGGCGTGCTGTCCAGCGCGCTGTTGTCTGAACGCTTTGATGTTTCGGTGCAAACCATTCGCAAAGACATGAACGACTTGAGCGACAAAGGTATGGTGCGCCGTGTGCACGGTGGTATTTCGCTACCCAGTGCCAACGACAACCTCTCCTTCACCAACCGGGAACTGATCAATCTCTCCGCGAAGCAGAAAATCGCACAACGTGTGGTGGAACAGTTACCGGAAGGCAGCAGCGTTTTCCTTGGCATCGGCACCACGCCAAAACACGTGGCGCAAGCGCTGCTGGATCACCCGGGGCTGACCGTGGTGACCAACAACATCAACGCCGCATTGACCTTAAGCCGCAACCCCAACATTGCCATTCATCTTGCGGGTGGCGCGGTTCGCCCGTCGGATGAAGATACGGTGGGCGAATCCACCACCAACTTCTATCGCCAGTTCAACATCAAGATCGGTATTTTCGGTGTAGGTGGTTTGAACGATAAAGGGCAACTGTTGGATTTCACTCCGGAAGAAGCCAATCTGACCCGTGCCATTATCGAACAGAGCGAACAATGCTGGTTAGTTGCAGACAAAACCAAATTGGGGCGCTATGCTCCGGTGGTCAGCGGTAAACTGTCTGAAATGCAACGACTCTTTGTCGATTTCGCCACTCCCGAGATGACACAATTGTGTCAGAATCATCAAGTCGACATGGTAGTGGCGTAG
- a CDS encoding ABC transporter permease subunit yields MERRQQFFHSPLPYFLLAPQIVIIAIFFVYPAAKAIYLSFMLEDPWGMSSTFVWFENYQMLFQSSDYLESLGFTVLFSALVSFLSLAIALLLAVKADNVIHGQGPYKVTLTWVYAVAPAIAGIIGGFLFNPHIGVLTDFFAKVGWKFSVQTDPFDATFALILVSVWKQVAVNFVYFLAGLQSISYAVKEAATLDCVSDSKRFWTITFPLLAPTGFFLLVINLTYAFFDTFGVIDTMTNGGPGGTTTSLVYKVYRDGFVGADLGGSSAQSVVLLLLVLGLTFIQFRFVEKRVHY; encoded by the coding sequence GTGGAACGTCGACAACAATTTTTTCACTCACCACTGCCTTATTTTTTGCTGGCGCCTCAAATCGTGATCATCGCGATCTTCTTCGTTTATCCAGCCGCTAAGGCAATTTATCTCTCATTCATGCTGGAAGATCCGTGGGGCATGTCCTCCACGTTCGTCTGGTTTGAAAACTACCAGATGCTGTTTCAGTCGAGCGACTACCTGGAATCACTCGGTTTCACCGTGCTGTTTTCGGCACTGGTATCGTTTCTGTCGCTGGCCATTGCGCTGTTGCTGGCCGTCAAAGCCGACAATGTGATTCATGGCCAAGGCCCGTACAAAGTGACGCTAACCTGGGTTTACGCCGTTGCCCCCGCCATAGCGGGCATCATTGGCGGGTTTCTGTTTAACCCACACATCGGTGTGCTGACCGATTTCTTCGCCAAAGTAGGCTGGAAGTTCAGCGTTCAGACCGACCCGTTCGATGCCACTTTTGCATTGATTTTGGTTTCAGTATGGAAACAGGTCGCGGTCAACTTCGTTTATTTTCTCGCCGGATTGCAGTCTATCTCTTACGCGGTCAAAGAAGCGGCCACGCTCGATTGCGTCAGTGACAGCAAACGCTTCTGGACGATTACGTTTCCGCTGCTGGCACCAACGGGCTTTTTCCTGTTGGTGATCAACCTGACGTACGCCTTCTTCGATACGTTTGGCGTGATTGACACCATGACCAACGGCGGCCCGGGCGGCACCACCACCTCGCTGGTGTACAAAGTATATCGCGACGGTTTTGTCGGTGCTGATTTGGGCGGCAGTTCGGCGCAATCAGTCGTGCTTCTGCTGCTGGTGCTCGGCCTGACATTTATTCAGTTCCGCTTCGTTGAAAAGCGCGTGCACTACTGA
- the ugpC gene encoding sn-glycerol-3-phosphate ABC transporter ATP-binding protein UgpC, producing MHLVHSAARKEQDNVMLDIKQLVKTYENGHRAVKGVDLSIQQGEFIVLVGPSGCGKSSILRSIAGLESISSGEIHLGGRRVDNEKPAKRDIAMVFQNYALYPHMSVYDNLAYGLKNRGVDKKTIDEKIRKVAKTLKIDEYLDRKPSKLSGGQRQRVAMGRAIVRDPQLFLFDEPLSNLDAALRAHMRLEIKKLQRELGVTSVYVTHDQVEAMTLADRIVVLKLGEIEQVGTPAEVYHQPASTFVASFIGSPAMNFLPASLKNGRLHVAGQQFYLPEYDGLSAESVTLGIRPEHAQLNCSEETLCFELDINVVEPLGPNQLVHGRVIGLDSDSDFIAVTPEMALQVHDPLTLSVTPENLHLFDEHGKRLYPVSLAQRAIA from the coding sequence ATGCATTTAGTACACAGCGCAGCGCGCAAGGAGCAGGACAACGTGATGCTCGATATCAAACAACTGGTAAAAACTTACGAAAACGGCCACCGCGCAGTCAAAGGGGTCGACTTGTCGATTCAACAAGGTGAATTCATTGTGCTGGTTGGTCCTTCAGGCTGTGGCAAGTCGTCTATTCTGCGATCCATTGCGGGGCTGGAGTCGATCAGCAGCGGCGAAATTCATTTGGGCGGCCGTCGTGTCGATAATGAGAAACCCGCCAAGCGCGACATCGCCATGGTGTTTCAGAACTACGCACTCTACCCGCACATGAGCGTGTACGATAACCTGGCGTACGGGCTGAAAAACCGCGGCGTGGATAAGAAAACCATCGACGAGAAAATTCGCAAAGTCGCCAAAACCCTCAAAATTGATGAATACCTAGATCGCAAACCGTCAAAACTTTCGGGCGGTCAGCGCCAGCGTGTAGCAATGGGCCGTGCGATTGTGCGCGATCCGCAGCTGTTTCTGTTCGATGAACCGCTCTCTAACCTCGATGCGGCGTTACGTGCGCACATGCGTCTGGAGATTAAAAAGCTGCAACGCGAACTGGGTGTGACCAGCGTGTATGTGACCCACGATCAGGTTGAAGCGATGACGCTGGCCGATCGCATCGTGGTGCTTAAACTGGGTGAAATTGAACAGGTCGGCACGCCCGCAGAAGTGTATCACCAGCCAGCCAGTACGTTTGTTGCCAGCTTTATCGGCAGCCCGGCGATGAACTTTCTGCCTGCGTCGCTGAAAAACGGTCGCCTGCATGTCGCCGGACAACAGTTTTACCTGCCCGAGTATGATGGTTTGAGCGCCGAATCGGTCACGTTGGGCATTCGTCCTGAGCACGCACAGCTGAATTGCAGCGAAGAAACACTGTGCTTCGAACTCGATATTAACGTCGTCGAACCGCTGGGCCCAAACCAACTGGTGCATGGCCGCGTCATTGGTCTGGACAGCGACAGTGATTTCATCGCAGTGACACCGGAAATGGCGCTGCAGGTCCACGATCCGCTCACACTGTCAGTGACACCAGAAAACCTGCATCTGTTTGACGAACATGGCAAGCGCCTCTACCCTGTTTCTCTGGCTCAACGCGCGATTGCGTAA